Within Paeniglutamicibacter psychrophenolicus, the genomic segment CAGGCCCGCCCCAACTGAAGGGATGGATCCTGGGGTGCCGAAGCCCCAGGCAGCTTCCGGGACGCCGATGCTGGGCAGCCACACCCAGTTGCCAACGATGACGGGTGCGGTGCAGGTCATTCCGCAGGCAGCCGGCGGGCGGCTGACGTTGAGACAGTCGTCGGCCATGGCGGCCGTTGGGGCAAGGAGGGCCAGGGCGGCGGTTGCGCCGGCCACGGCCAGGAACCTTCTGAGCATGATGAACTCCGAACTTTGGGCCCGGTAAATGGATGCCCGGACCGTTTGTTGTTTCGAACCAGTACACGCAAAAGCGTTAACGGCGGCACAATGGTGTCGTCCGAATTTCACATCGATTCCCCAGCCTGGGTTCAGACTAGCCCTGCACGGTCAACGGCAGCAATAGCCGGTGACAGTGAATCTGGAACCGTCATGTTCAACGGATAACGTGTGGTCGCTCCGCGGCGCCCTCGGGTTGCCCTGCAGCGGTGATCCCGAGAATTGGGCTTTTCGCCACCGGCATCGTTGCTGCCATGTATCTGGGCACCGCACAGACCACCGCGGCGATCCCGGAACGGCTGGGGCACGGGGTGGTGTTCCCACCCGAACAGGCCCGCTGAGGCCAGATGCACGTGAATTCACCCGACAACCATGCCGAACCACGCCAACCGGAATTGGGGGACACTCCCCGGGCGCAGGACCCGCTTGTTTCCGCCATGTGCACCCCGGGGTTACCGGGTGAAGCCCAGGGACGCGATGGCCGGAAGGGTCCCGGCAGCAAGGTTCTGCAGCACGTAGCGTTCATGCTCCGGCATGGGCTCGGGCAGGTGGTCCAGGTCGAACCATTCCATGGCGGCGCACTTTTCCGGTTCCATGATGCGGGCCTCGCCCCGCCACACCGTGGTGGCGAAGAAGAAATCCACGCGCTGGGCACGCGGCGAATCGCCGCCATTGGTGCGGTGCAGGGTCGACAGCGGAACGAGGTCCGCCGGGTCCAGCAGGACCCCGGTCTCCTCGGCGGCCTCGCGCACCGCCGCGGCGAGCACCGATTCGCCCGCTTCCACGTGCCCGGCCGCGGCACAGGCCCAGTGCCCGTCCATGAACCCGGTGTTCTGCCGCAATTGCAGCAGCACCTGCGCGTCGCGGCGGAACACCACGTAGGCGGCCGGCACCACTTGGAACAGCTCTTGCACGATGGAACCTCGAATCCGTTGCTTCACCCCCCGGCAGCGGGGGATGGCCGATGGGCAGCTTATTGGATGGCGTCGACCATGGCCGTGAGCTCGGCATGCAGCTGCCCGTCGCGGGCGATGGCGGTGCCGTCGATGGAGTTCACCGGGGTGAGCAGGCGGACGCTGGAGACCAGCCACACACCCTCGGCATCCAGCAGGTTTTCCGGGGTCAGTGGCCCGTAGCCCAGTTCCCACCCGGCCTCTCGGGCGGCGGAGAAAATGGCGCCCTGGGTGGTTCCCGGCAGGATGCCGGTTTCCAGGGTCGGGGTGATCAACCGCTTGGTGTCCCCGTCGCGGTGCGCGATCAGCACCGTGGAGGTGGGGCCCTCCAGCACGATTCCGTCGCTTGAGGTGAAGATGACGTCATCGGCGCCCAACTTCTTGGCGTGGCGCAGTGCCGCCATGTTCACCGCGTAGGACAGGGTCTTGGCGCCCATCAACAGCCAGGGGGCGCGCTCGGCCACCCTGGAGTCGTAGCCGCGGTCCAGGAAGATCACCGAGATCCCGCTCTGGCGCTGTCGGCGACCCAGCTCGGGGGCGGGGGAGACCATGACCCAGGAGGTGCCGTGGCCGGTGCCCTCGGTGCCGCGGGTGGCCACGAGCTTCACCACCGCTTCCTCGGCCGGGGTTGCGGCATCGAATGCCGCCACGGCGGTGGCGATAGCCGCGCGCCACGCTTCCTCATGCGGAACCAGCAGGTCGCAGGTCGAGGCAGAGACGCGCAGCCGCGCCAGGTGGGCGTCGATCTTGCGCACGATCCCGTCGGTGTACAGCGCGGATTCGAAGATCCCGTCCCCGCGGGTCACTCCCTGGTCAAGGACCGAAAGCTGGGCGGTGGCGGCATCGGCGACGCGGCCGGCGGGAAAATCGGGATCGAGGAACACAAGAGCAGTCATGGATACCAGATTACCTCCGGGCACGCGGTTCCCCGGTGTTCCACGCACTGGCGGTAGTCTGGGACAAAGATCCGGAACCACACTCTGGCAAGGAGGGATCCATGAACGAGGGCAACGACGCGCTGACGATTGGCGCCGCCTTGTGGTCCGTGGCGGTGGGGATCGAGCTGACCATCCGCATCACCATGGTGGGCATCGTGCCCGGCAACCGCCGCCCCACCACCGCCATGGCCTGGCTGCTGGCGATCTTCTTCATCCCCGTGGTGGGCCTGCTGCTCTACCTGCTCTTTGCCAACATCAAGCTTTCGAGGCGCCGGATCGAACGGCAGAAAAACGTCAACGAATCGATCCTCGAAGCCACCCAGCACATGATCGGCGGAAACCGCTCGCCCGAGGCCCCGGACTGGGTGCTCTCGGCGGTCGAGCTGAACCGGACCCTGGGGGCGCTGCCGCTGCAGGCCGGGAACGCGGTGGAATTCATCACCGGGTACCGCGAATCCCTCGATGCGATGCGCCTGGAGATCGACAAGGCCCGACGCTACGTGCACGTGCAGTTCTACATCATCGGCGAGGACGATGTGTACGTCGGCCCGATTCTCGAGGCCCTGGAACACGCGGTCGCCCGCGGGGTCAAGGTGCGGGTGCTCTTCGACCACCTGGGCTCGCTGCGCGTGAAAGGCTACTTCGGGTTGATTCGGCGGATGAGTGCGGCCGGGATCAATTGGCGGCGGATGCTTCCGCTGGCACCCTTCCAGCGGCGATGGCGGCGCCCGGATCTGCGCAACCACCGCAAGATCGTGGTTGTGGACGGGCAGGTCGCCTTCACCGGTTCGCAGAACCTCATCGAGCCCGGATACAAGCGTGCATCCGCGCACAAGATCGGCCGCGAATGGGTCGAGCTGATGGCCAAGGTCCGCGGTCCGCTGGTGACCAGCCTGGACGTGGTCTTTGCCACCGACTGGTCGCAGGAATCCGACGAGGACCTGCTCCACGATCTGGCCGCGGTGGAGGATGCCATGCGCGAGGCACCCGACGCGGGTGAGGACATCGGCCAGCTGGTGCCCAGCGGGCCGGGCTTCGAGGCGGAGAACAACCTGCGGCTGTTCAACACGCTGATCTATTCGGCCACCGAACGGCTCTCGATCACCAGCCCCTACTTCGTCCCGGACGATTCGCTGCTCTATGCCATCACCACCGCCGCCCAGCGCGGGGTGGCGGTGGAATTGTTCGTCTGCGAGAAGGGCGACCAGGCCCTGGTGCAGCACGCCCAGCAGTCCTACTACGAGGCACTCCTGCGCGCCGGGGTGCGGATCTACCGGTACAAGGCGCCCACGGTGCTGCATTCAAAGTGCATGGCAGTGGACGACGAGGTGGTGGTCATGGGCTCCTCCAACATGGACATGCGCTCCTTCTCGCTGAACCTCGAGATCACCCTGATGCTCCTGGGCTCCGACCTGGTCAACGAGTTGATGAAGGTGCAGGACGGGTACCGGGCCAACTCCACCGAGCTGACCCTGGAGCAATGGTCCAAGCGCACCCCGGTGAGCCGCTGGATCGACAACGTCGCCCGGCTCTCGGCCACCTTGCAATAGGCTGAACCGCCACTCATTGTGGTGGCGACGCGGGGGCGGGCACGGCCGCGCGCAGGACCAGTTCGAGCACCGGTTCAGGGTCCGGCCCAAGTCCGCGGGCCAGGTGGTAGAGCAACATCCCCTCGTAGGCGGACATCAAGGCCATGGCGGCGACCTCCGGCTCCGCGGCCCCGAGCCGGCCCAGCAGCGGAACGATCATCCGCTCGAACCCGGCCCGTCCGCGGGAGACGGCGTCGCGGACCTCCGGGTGCCCGATGCCCTCGACGAACAGGGCGAAGCGGGCCGCGGTCAGTCCTTGTCCTGCCGTGGTGGCGGCGCGGAATTGCGCACAGAGGACCTCCAGCAGGCCCTGGGCGCTGTCGGGTGGCAGGGCCGCTGCCACCTCGGCGGCCTCGCGGGCCCCGAGTTCCTCCACGGCGCCGACCAGCAGGGCCGAGCGCGTGCGGAAGTAATTGGAGGCCGAGCCCCTGGGCAGCCCGGCTTGGGCATCGACGCGGGCATGGGTCAAAGCCCGGATCCCGCCGGTGCCCAGCAGCTCGAGGGCGGCCTGCAGCGCACGGGCCTTGGTAGGTGGCATGGGACCAGAATAGGTGCCCAAACCTTGTACTACAACCATAGTGACCGGATACTACAGACGTAGTATTTTTGTTTCATGGACATCAACACGGGGTCCGCACCGGCCGCTTCCGGGATCGGACACATATACATTGACCTGCCGGGCGTGCGCCTGCACATTGCCGAGGCCGGGGCCGGAACGCCCCTGCTGCTGCTGCACGGGGTTCCGCAGGACGCCAGCGTCTTCAACGGCATGATCCCGGCGCTCGCCGAGGGGCACCGGGTGATCGCCTTGGACACGCGCGGCTTCGGGCAAAGCTCGATGCCCGCAACCGGATACGCGCTGGATACCCAGGTGGCCGACCTCGTGGGGCTGCTTGATGCCCTGGGCGTGGACAAGACCCGGATCCTCGCCCACGACCTGGGCGCCGTGTACGCCATGATGCTGTGCCTGGCTCACCCCGAGCGGGTGCACTCGCTGGTATCGCTGTCCATCCCGCACCTGTTCCTGCGCTTCAACCTGGCGTTCCTGCCCCTGTTCAAAAACGCATGGTTTGATCCGGTGCTCGCGATTCCCGGCATGGCAAGACTGCTCATGGGCAGCGGACGCCAGGTGCTTGCCAGATACATGTTTAATCACTTTGTGCACGACCCCGGCTGCTTGGACCCGGAACAGGTGGAAGCTTATCTCGCTCGATTGCGCGAACCAGGACGAGCGGCCGCCCTGGGGGCACTGTACCGCCAATGCGTGATGCCGACCTTCATCAAGCTGATGCGCGGGGGATACCTGGATCAGCGATTGACGGTACCGACGCTGCTGGCGGTCGGCGAGCATGACGAAGCGATGTCGGCGAGCCTGCTGGAAGGCTACGAGCCGTACGCCGATGCCCTCGAGCTGGTGCGGATCCCCGGGGCAGCACACTTTGTCGTCGACGAGCAGCCCGGAGCGGTGTTGGCAATGGCCCGGGAGTTCTTCGCCCGGCCCGGCCACTGACCACTGATACCGCGTGCCAGGGGGATCAAGGCCCGGGATGGCCCTTGCCCACCACGGAGGCACCAAAGACGCGCCTGGCGATCACGGCGTTCACCGGGGCCAGATTCATCAGGTGCAGCGACCACCGGCGCAGCAACAGCGCCCGGCGGCCGGAGGGCACAAAGAACCGGGCGTTGCGCCGTCCGGCTTCCTGCTGCTGCTCCACCAGGGGACGCCAGCTCGCCTCATAGCCGGCCAGGGCCGCGGGGATGTCGTTGCCGGATCCCAACGCATCGGCGAGCACCTTCGCCCCGGCAATGGCCAATGAGGCGCCCTGCCCGGCCAGCAGCGAGACGGCGAAGGCAGCGTCCCCCAGCAGCACGCATCGCCCGGCGCTCCAGGCCGGGACCACCGCCTGGGCGACGACATCCTCGAAGATCTCCGCCGGACGTTGGTCCAGCGCCCGGTCGACATCGCTCCCCAGGCCGCGGAACTTCGTGAACAGCTCCTCCCGGGTGTCCGGGGCCGGATCCGGATCGTGGCACTCGACCACCCCAAAGAAGGTCACGCGCCCGTCGGAGAGGGCATACAGCGTCGCCTGGCGGACCAGCGAATCGCTCAGCACCACCTCGCGCCCGAGGTTTGCGGCAAGCTCGGGATCATAAAAGACGTATCCGAAGACGTGCAATCCCAAATGCCGCAGCACCCTGGTCCCGGGAATGGCGGGCATGGCGCCGCGCACCGTGGAGTGGATGCCGTCGGCGCCGATGAGCAGGTCCGCCTCGAAGTCGCGGCCGTCGGCCACCACGGCGCGTGCGGGAACCCCTGGCCCGTCGGTGCCCGGGCACCGGCCCGGGTCCACGGACACGACCCTCGCACCCTGGACGATGCCCACCGAATCGCCGACCCATTCGCGCAATCCCGTTTCGATGTCGGGGCGAAGGATGGAGAAGAACTTCCCGTGGGCGGCGTTCAGGAATGATTCCATGGCGAACTTCGCCCTGGTTCGCCCGGTCTGGTCGACGTAGCGGGCCCGTGAATACATTTCTCCGTGGCGTTGCAGGTGCGCGATGGCGCCCAGGGACTCGGCCGCGGCAAAACCGGGACCGAAGAAATCGATCATGTAGCCGGTGGTGCGCGGTGCCGGTGCCTGCTCCAGCACCGTGGTCTCCCAGCCGTTTTGTGCCAGTGCCCCGGCGGCGGCCAGCCCGCCGATTCCCGCGCCGACGACCAATGCCCGCATGGTTCTTCACCCCATTCGATCCGCCGGGGCAATCGCTGCCCCTTTGCGGCCACGATACCGACGTTCCACGCCAACGGCGCCCCAGCGTTTCCACCGGAAATCTACCCGTGGGAAATTGAAGGCCTTCGCTTGAGGTGTTGTGCGGAGGCCAAGAGCCGGGATGACACCAAAGCCCTTGCCGAAGCTCCAGCCGGTTTCATCCCGTTGTCCGGGATGAAACGCGTTGGACACTTCGCACGGCTGTCGATGTGGTTGCACGGCGTCGCAAATTCGACAGGGCCATTGCCCTTGAGTGTCGACGGGTGGGCGACCACGGATGCTGGCATACTCGGTGGCCTACGACACGAAGCCGCGAAGGAGCCTGCCGAGCCGTGAACAGCATCAAGGAAGCAGCGGTCGTCCTGCGCCACCGGCAGTTTCGAAGCTTCTGGACCGGGCGGGTGGTTTCATCACTCGGATCGGCTGCGGCCCCGATCGCTGTCGCATTTGCCGCCCTTGAGGCGGGCGGGGGAGTCGAATGGCTGGGGTTCATCCTCGCCCTCAACATCGCCCCGCAGGTCCTCCTGCTGCTCGTGGGCGGAGTGCTGGGCGACAGGGTCCGGCGTGACCGTGTCATGGTTGTCGCCAACGCCGTCTCCGGGGTCGTGCAGGTGGCCATTGCGATCTTGATCCTGACGGGTGTGGCCGAACTGTGGATGCTGGCGGCTTCCGTCTTTTTGCTGGGCATTGCCTCGGCCTTCTTCCAGCCGGCCTCCCAGGGTTCCATCGTCCAGTTGGTTCCGGCGGAGCTTCGGGTGGCAGCGAACGCGGTGCTCCGCCTGCCGCTGAACATCGCCAAGGTGCTGGGCCCGGCACTTGGCGGACTGGCGGTGGCCCTGGTGGGCCCGGGCTGGGCGCTGGCGTTCAATGCCTCGACGTTCCTCGTGTCGGTGTTCTTTCTCGCGGCCATCCGCCTGCCGCAACCGATCAAGAGCAAGGCCTCTGCCATCTCTGCCTTCCGGACCGGTTGGAAGGAATTCAGGGCCCGGCGTTGGTACGTCATCATGGTGGCGCAGTCCGCCGCCACGGTGCTGATGTGGCTTGTGGGCTTCCAGCTCTTCGGACCCGTCATTTCCCACTCGTCGCTGGGCGGTGCCTTCGCCTGGGGCCTGATCAGCGGGGGATTCGCCTTCGGGCTGGTCGGAGGCTCGCTGGTCGCCGTCGCGGTCCGGCCGCAACGGGTGGGCGTCACCGTGTCTCTCTGCCTGGCGACCCAGGCGTTGCCGCTGGTTGCGCTGGGGTTCGTGGCACCGATCTGGGTGATCGTCGGTGCCGCCGCTCTGGCCGGCGTTGCCCTGGATATCTCGATCGTGTCTTGGTCCGCGTTTTTCCAGGAACAAATACCCGAAGGCTTGCAGTCCCGCTTGTCCTCGATCAGCACCTTCGGCCAGCTGCTGCCCGTTCCGATCGGGTACATCCTGTTCGGTGCGCTGAGCCGGAACCACGGCACCCCGGGCATCATGGGCCTGATGTCGACGGTCCTCGTTGTCGCGGCGTTGCTGCCGCTGCTTCTTCCCTCCATTCGCCATCTGAGGCTCGGACAAGTCGTCGACGGGGACAGTGCCACGATTCCGGGTGGGGCATCCAAAGTGGGCACGGGTGGCGATTCCCGCTGACGATCGGCATCCATGGGATGGTTACGCGGAACGGCCATGGGCTGCCGGAGAGACGATCCGCGGACCGGCAAGTGGTCACCAAGCCCTGATGCGTCACGACCACGATGCCGAACGACATCGGGATCGAATTCGGGTGACACATGTTTCCTGCGAATGCCCGTGCCGCCACGAACTGGATACGGGCGGACCGGGCGCGTCTACAAGCACGACGTGGTTGAGTGGTGGGATGCCCACGAACATCGAAATCAAGGCACGTGTGGACGACCTGCAAGCGTTGTTTCTGCGGGTGGCCGCCTTGGCGGACTCCGGCCCGACACGCGTTGATCAGGACGACACCTTCTTCTCATGCCCGAACGGCAGGCTCAAGCTTCGAGTTCTCACGGACGGCAGCGGTGTGCTGATCTTCTATCGCCGGGATGACGCGCTCGGTCCAAAACCCTCGTTTTATGTCCACTCCAAAACCTCGGACCCGGACGGGCTGCGAGCCGTCCTGGCCACCTCTTTCGGAGAAGTCGGGCGAGTCCGCAAGCAACGGGTTGTCTTCCATGCCGCCCAGGCCAAGATCCACCTTGACACCGTCGACGGCTTGGGAGAATTCCTGGAACTTGAAATCGCCGTGGACGGCATCCTCACTCCCGAGGCCGCGCAAGCCGAGGCCCACCGACTGCTCCGCGCACTCGGAATTGAGGACAACGCGCTGGTGAAGGGCGCATATCTGGATCTCCTCGAAACCGAGCGCGTCCAACGGGGCCGGTAGGGGTATTTCTTGCGCTCCCGCAACCGCGGTGCAGCCGATTCAGCACGCCAGATGCGGTCGCCCCGGGGGAATGACGGCGTTCCTGCGGGCGTCTGTTCAGGGACCCCCACGTTTCCCGGATCGACAGAGGCACCCTGCTATCCTTGGGAACATGCGTAGCCCACAGCGATTTATCGGCCCCCGACCGTTTACCGGTCGCGAGGGCTTCTTGGCGCGCGCCTAGGTCCTGGCGGTGGAGCGGATCGGGGGATTGCCCACCGATCCATTCCCAT encodes:
- a CDS encoding NUDIX domain-containing protein, which translates into the protein MQELFQVVPAAYVVFRRDAQVLLQLRQNTGFMDGHWACAAAGHVEAGESVLAAAVREAAEETGVLLDPADLVPLSTLHRTNGGDSPRAQRVDFFFATTVWRGEARIMEPEKCAAMEWFDLDHLPEPMPEHERYVLQNLAAGTLPAIASLGFTR
- a CDS encoding aminodeoxychorismate lyase → MTALVFLDPDFPAGRVADAATAQLSVLDQGVTRGDGIFESALYTDGIVRKIDAHLARLRVSASTCDLLVPHEEAWRAAIATAVAAFDAATPAEEAVVKLVATRGTEGTGHGTSWVMVSPAPELGRRQRQSGISVIFLDRGYDSRVAERAPWLLMGAKTLSYAVNMAALRHAKKLGADDVIFTSSDGIVLEGPTSTVLIAHRDGDTKRLITPTLETGILPGTTQGAIFSAAREAGWELGYGPLTPENLLDAEGVWLVSSVRLLTPVNSIDGTAIARDGQLHAELTAMVDAIQ
- the cls gene encoding cardiolipin synthase, translated to MNEGNDALTIGAALWSVAVGIELTIRITMVGIVPGNRRPTTAMAWLLAIFFIPVVGLLLYLLFANIKLSRRRIERQKNVNESILEATQHMIGGNRSPEAPDWVLSAVELNRTLGALPLQAGNAVEFITGYRESLDAMRLEIDKARRYVHVQFYIIGEDDVYVGPILEALEHAVARGVKVRVLFDHLGSLRVKGYFGLIRRMSAAGINWRRMLPLAPFQRRWRRPDLRNHRKIVVVDGQVAFTGSQNLIEPGYKRASAHKIGREWVELMAKVRGPLVTSLDVVFATDWSQESDEDLLHDLAAVEDAMREAPDAGEDIGQLVPSGPGFEAENNLRLFNTLIYSATERLSITSPYFVPDDSLLYAITTAAQRGVAVELFVCEKGDQALVQHAQQSYYEALLRAGVRIYRYKAPTVLHSKCMAVDDEVVVMGSSNMDMRSFSLNLEITLMLLGSDLVNELMKVQDGYRANSTELTLEQWSKRTPVSRWIDNVARLSATLQ
- a CDS encoding TetR/AcrR family transcriptional regulator, coding for MPPTKARALQAALELLGTGGIRALTHARVDAQAGLPRGSASNYFRTRSALLVGAVEELGAREAAEVAAALPPDSAQGLLEVLCAQFRAATTAGQGLTAARFALFVEGIGHPEVRDAVSRGRAGFERMIVPLLGRLGAAEPEVAAMALMSAYEGMLLYHLARGLGPDPEPVLELVLRAAVPAPASPPQ
- a CDS encoding alpha/beta fold hydrolase: MDINTGSAPAASGIGHIYIDLPGVRLHIAEAGAGTPLLLLHGVPQDASVFNGMIPALAEGHRVIALDTRGFGQSSMPATGYALDTQVADLVGLLDALGVDKTRILAHDLGAVYAMMLCLAHPERVHSLVSLSIPHLFLRFNLAFLPLFKNAWFDPVLAIPGMARLLMGSGRQVLARYMFNHFVHDPGCLDPEQVEAYLARLREPGRAAALGALYRQCVMPTFIKLMRGGYLDQRLTVPTLLAVGEHDEAMSASLLEGYEPYADALELVRIPGAAHFVVDEQPGAVLAMAREFFARPGH
- a CDS encoding FAD-dependent monooxygenase; the encoded protein is MRALVVGAGIGGLAAAGALAQNGWETTVLEQAPAPRTTGYMIDFFGPGFAAAESLGAIAHLQRHGEMYSRARYVDQTGRTRAKFAMESFLNAAHGKFFSILRPDIETGLREWVGDSVGIVQGARVVSVDPGRCPGTDGPGVPARAVVADGRDFEADLLIGADGIHSTVRGAMPAIPGTRVLRHLGLHVFGYVFYDPELAANLGREVVLSDSLVRQATLYALSDGRVTFFGVVECHDPDPAPDTREELFTKFRGLGSDVDRALDQRPAEIFEDVVAQAVVPAWSAGRCVLLGDAAFAVSLLAGQGASLAIAGAKVLADALGSGNDIPAALAGYEASWRPLVEQQQEAGRRNARFFVPSGRRALLLRRWSLHLMNLAPVNAVIARRVFGASVVGKGHPGP
- a CDS encoding MFS transporter; the protein is MNSIKEAAVVLRHRQFRSFWTGRVVSSLGSAAAPIAVAFAALEAGGGVEWLGFILALNIAPQVLLLLVGGVLGDRVRRDRVMVVANAVSGVVQVAIAILILTGVAELWMLAASVFLLGIASAFFQPASQGSIVQLVPAELRVAANAVLRLPLNIAKVLGPALGGLAVALVGPGWALAFNASTFLVSVFFLAAIRLPQPIKSKASAISAFRTGWKEFRARRWYVIMVAQSAATVLMWLVGFQLFGPVISHSSLGGAFAWGLISGGFAFGLVGGSLVAVAVRPQRVGVTVSLCLATQALPLVALGFVAPIWVIVGAAALAGVALDISIVSWSAFFQEQIPEGLQSRLSSISTFGQLLPVPIGYILFGALSRNHGTPGIMGLMSTVLVVAALLPLLLPSIRHLRLGQVVDGDSATIPGGASKVGTGGDSR
- a CDS encoding class IV adenylate cyclase; translation: MPTNIEIKARVDDLQALFLRVAALADSGPTRVDQDDTFFSCPNGRLKLRVLTDGSGVLIFYRRDDALGPKPSFYVHSKTSDPDGLRAVLATSFGEVGRVRKQRVVFHAAQAKIHLDTVDGLGEFLELEIAVDGILTPEAAQAEAHRLLRALGIEDNALVKGAYLDLLETERVQRGR